The Thermoplasmata archaeon genome window below encodes:
- a CDS encoding 2-oxoacid:acceptor oxidoreductase subunit alpha, with translation MTTPASRTEAISTEPIPSPGTPPKRLADICVMIGGQGGDGTLTVSDLLGRYFRKLGLYVYTSRNVLSRIRGGHADASIRASCQPILSIKPDVDILMAFDEQAIEIGRSELGPEGIVLYDSTGSAADVPKAYGFPFATLVGGQVGQPIYKNTAAYGALSVLLGFDPVMTRQVIEERFTRRGEEALAKNLKALDIGRQAALSVPGLADRWHVEAGDAHDQILTIGNQAVALGFVVGGGRFFAGYPITPATEVMEYLQRYLPAFQGVVRQAEDELAAINMIIGAAYAGARVMTSTSGPGLSLMTEGIGHAGAAEIPIVIADCARVGPSTGQPTRHEQSDLAHLANLGHGEFPRFILAPGTPLECFQLTVDALNIADKWRAPVILLLDQALSQNTTTSPPYDLEGIHMVRGKRLSGADLEKMTEYKGYAFTADSGSPIAPPGTPGVWSQVTGNEHDEWGHVSVNPENRLKMMAKRMGKMVAAVPDLPAGKYFGEPHAKIGIIGYGSTIGPILEAQERLKTRGIHTRFYQPRTLWPVPGHELDPFLHGVDVAYVVESNYTGQFARLIRETVPWHHAKLRSILRYDGLSFRSPDIVRPITEGV, from the coding sequence ATGACAACCCCTGCGAGCCGCACCGAAGCGATCTCCACCGAACCGATCCCCTCCCCCGGCACCCCTCCGAAGCGGCTCGCCGATATCTGCGTCATGATCGGGGGCCAGGGAGGCGACGGGACCCTCACCGTCTCCGACCTCTTGGGACGGTACTTCCGCAAGCTCGGCCTGTACGTCTACACGTCGCGCAACGTCCTCTCGCGCATCCGCGGGGGCCACGCGGACGCGTCAATCCGCGCCTCCTGCCAACCCATCCTGTCAATCAAGCCCGATGTCGACATCCTGATGGCGTTCGACGAACAGGCCATCGAGATCGGACGGTCCGAGCTCGGTCCGGAGGGGATCGTGCTGTACGACTCCACCGGGTCGGCCGCGGACGTTCCAAAGGCCTATGGATTCCCTTTCGCGACCCTCGTCGGGGGCCAGGTCGGCCAACCGATCTACAAGAACACCGCCGCCTACGGCGCCCTCAGTGTGCTGCTGGGGTTCGATCCGGTCATGACCCGCCAGGTCATCGAGGAACGGTTCACGCGTCGAGGGGAGGAGGCGCTGGCCAAGAACCTCAAGGCGCTCGATATCGGGCGGCAGGCCGCACTCTCCGTCCCCGGCCTCGCCGACCGCTGGCACGTCGAGGCCGGTGACGCGCACGACCAGATCCTCACGATCGGAAACCAGGCGGTCGCGCTCGGTTTCGTGGTCGGGGGCGGACGGTTCTTTGCCGGCTATCCTATTACACCGGCCACCGAGGTAATGGAGTACCTCCAGCGCTACCTACCGGCGTTTCAGGGTGTCGTGCGCCAAGCCGAGGACGAACTCGCCGCGATCAACATGATCATCGGCGCCGCGTACGCCGGCGCACGGGTGATGACCTCCACGAGTGGTCCCGGTCTCTCCCTCATGACCGAGGGGATCGGCCACGCGGGTGCGGCGGAGATCCCCATCGTCATCGCCGACTGCGCCCGAGTTGGCCCGTCTACGGGGCAGCCGACGCGGCACGAGCAATCGGACCTCGCCCACCTCGCGAACCTCGGGCACGGGGAGTTCCCCCGGTTCATCCTCGCCCCCGGGACTCCCCTCGAATGCTTCCAGCTCACCGTCGACGCACTCAACATCGCCGACAAGTGGCGGGCCCCCGTCATCCTCCTCCTCGATCAGGCGCTCAGTCAGAACACGACGACGAGCCCGCCGTACGATCTCGAGGGGATCCACATGGTCCGAGGGAAGCGCCTCTCGGGGGCCGACCTCGAGAAGATGACCGAGTACAAGGGCTACGCATTCACGGCCGACAGCGGAAGTCCGATCGCGCCACCCGGAACTCCGGGAGTATGGAGCCAGGTCACGGGCAACGAGCACGACGAGTGGGGGCACGTCTCGGTCAATCCGGAAAACCGCTTGAAGATGATGGCCAAGCGGATGGGAAAGATGGTGGCGGCGGTCCCGGATCTTCCGGCCGGAAAGTACTTCGGCGAACCCCACGCCAAGATCGGCATCATCGGATACGGGAGCACGATTGGCCCTATCCTCGAAGCCCAGGAGCGCCTCAAGACCCGGGGAATCCACACCCGGTTCTACCAGCCGCGGACGCTCTGGCCGGTTCCCGGGCACGAGCTCGATCCGTTCCTCCATGGCGTCGACGTGGCGTACGTCGTGGAGAGCAACTACACCGGACAGTTCGCGCGACTCATCCGCGAGACGGTTCCCTGGCACCACGCCAAACTCCGATCGATCCTGCGCTACGACGGCCTCTCGTTCCGCTCCCCCGACATCGTCCGCCCGATCACGGAGGGTGTGTAA
- the hisS gene encoding histidine--tRNA ligase, whose amino-acid sequence MPFAPLRGFRDYVPPEAGARSELMRRMRASARRCGFSELETPSVEPLDLYKVKSGEEITREVWAFQDKGGRDVALAPETTPSLARIYAERAKSEPLPVKWFTVQKLWRYEEPQAGRTREFSQLNFDILGVAGVEAEVETLASAALALDEAGAAGLYAFRINDRPLAEGLGRHFGASDVAAYFRTVDRYRKSSAKEFLAGLESAGIPAGRTGELAALFGSVGAGVLPADLPAFFDRIEALGLEEGARAGVARIRALMRLCEPAGIADRVVFDPTVVRGLAYYTSTVFEAYAKDASLRALFGGGRYDRLIELFGGPATPACGLAIGDQTLELLLKEHGRWPEGEPALDTYVVTVSTEFLPDAIRLVRELRLAGVSADTDLLGRSMSRQLKEAARQRARRALILGPQEASRGAVVERDLATGGQREIPRDEAARPA is encoded by the coding sequence ATGCCGTTCGCTCCGCTTCGAGGGTTCCGGGACTACGTCCCTCCCGAGGCCGGCGCCCGATCGGAACTGATGCGACGGATGCGGGCGAGCGCCCGCCGGTGCGGCTTCTCCGAGCTCGAGACCCCGAGCGTCGAGCCGCTCGATCTGTACAAGGTCAAGAGCGGCGAGGAGATCACCCGGGAGGTCTGGGCGTTCCAGGACAAGGGCGGCCGCGACGTCGCGCTCGCTCCGGAGACGACCCCGTCGCTCGCCCGGATCTACGCGGAGCGGGCGAAGTCCGAACCCCTGCCCGTCAAGTGGTTCACGGTCCAGAAGCTCTGGCGCTACGAAGAGCCCCAGGCCGGGAGGACCCGGGAGTTCTCCCAGCTCAATTTCGACATCCTCGGCGTGGCGGGCGTCGAGGCCGAGGTCGAGACGCTCGCCTCGGCCGCGCTCGCTCTCGATGAAGCGGGCGCGGCCGGGCTCTACGCGTTCCGGATCAACGATCGACCCCTCGCGGAGGGGCTCGGCCGTCACTTCGGAGCCTCGGACGTGGCGGCGTACTTCCGCACCGTCGATCGCTATCGGAAGTCGTCGGCGAAGGAGTTCCTCGCGGGCCTCGAATCCGCCGGGATCCCCGCCGGCCGCACCGGCGAGCTCGCCGCCCTGTTCGGCTCGGTCGGAGCCGGCGTTCTGCCGGCGGACCTGCCCGCGTTCTTCGACCGGATCGAGGCCCTCGGACTCGAGGAGGGGGCCCGGGCCGGCGTCGCGCGGATCCGGGCGCTCATGCGACTGTGCGAGCCCGCTGGGATCGCGGACCGCGTCGTCTTCGATCCGACCGTGGTCCGGGGCCTCGCGTACTACACGAGCACGGTCTTCGAGGCATACGCGAAGGATGCGAGCCTGCGGGCCCTGTTCGGCGGGGGCCGGTACGACCGACTGATCGAGCTGTTCGGCGGGCCGGCCACTCCGGCCTGCGGGCTCGCGATCGGGGACCAGACGCTCGAGCTCCTGTTGAAGGAGCACGGCCGCTGGCCGGAAGGCGAACCCGCCCTCGACACGTACGTGGTCACGGTATCGACGGAGTTCCTGCCGGATGCGATCCGCCTCGTCCGGGAGCTCCGGCTCGCGGGGGTCTCGGCGGATACCGATCTATTGGGCCGCTCGATGTCCCGGCAGCTCAAGGAGGCGGCGCGCCAGCGTGCCCGCCGCGCTCTGATCCTCGGGCCGCAGGAGGCATCTCGTGGTGCGGTCGTGGAGCGTGACCTCGCGACGGGGGGCCAACGGGAGATCCCGCGGGACGAGGCTGCACGACCGGCGTGA
- a CDS encoding NAD+ synthase — protein MSACVPDLPPHAEATIHAFLRSYVRSEGIEGAVVGLSGGIDSALVARLASDALGKDRVLGVLMPDAAFPEALRKETEQYADALGIERQTVVITSIENAFRAALPDIPDRVTWGNTKARIRMTTLYALSRERHRLVLGTGNRSEILLGYFTKHGDGGVDLLPIGELYKTQIRALAAQLELPGPVRARAPSAGLWPDQTDEAELGLGYAEIDRILVALQQGEGVGEIARETALPLETVRGIADRVERNLHKRVPAPMAKMGTDASATGGHAEPSHGARRSRP, from the coding sequence GTGAGCGCCTGTGTGCCGGATTTGCCGCCGCATGCCGAGGCGACGATCCATGCCTTTCTGCGATCCTACGTGCGGAGCGAGGGGATCGAAGGGGCCGTCGTGGGCCTCTCGGGGGGCATCGATAGCGCCCTCGTGGCCCGCCTCGCTTCCGACGCGCTCGGCAAGGACCGCGTGCTCGGAGTCCTCATGCCGGACGCGGCGTTCCCGGAGGCCCTGAGAAAGGAAACCGAGCAGTACGCGGATGCGCTCGGGATCGAACGACAGACCGTCGTGATCACGTCCATCGAGAACGCCTTCCGCGCGGCGTTGCCCGACATCCCAGATCGGGTCACCTGGGGCAACACGAAGGCCCGGATCCGGATGACGACGCTCTACGCCCTCTCTCGCGAGCGGCATCGGCTGGTGCTCGGCACCGGGAACCGGTCGGAGATCCTCCTCGGATACTTCACGAAGCATGGGGATGGCGGCGTTGACCTGCTTCCGATCGGGGAGCTGTACAAGACGCAGATCCGGGCCCTCGCAGCCCAGCTCGAGCTTCCCGGCCCGGTCCGGGCGCGAGCCCCCAGCGCGGGCCTTTGGCCGGATCAGACGGACGAGGCCGAGCTCGGTCTCGGGTATGCCGAGATCGACCGGATCCTCGTAGCGCTGCAGCAGGGGGAGGGTGTCGGGGAGATTGCGCGCGAGACCGCGCTACCGCTGGAGACCGTGCGCGGCATCGCCGATCGAGTGGAGCGGAACCTCCACAAGCGAGTCCCCGCTCCGATGGCCAAAATGGGAACGGATGCGAGCGCGACGGGCGGGCACGCCGAACCTTCGCACGGGGCACGGCGCTCCCGACCATAG
- a CDS encoding 3-isopropylmalate dehydratase large subunit, translated as MNSGNGGMTLAEKILARASGLDHVASGQIIEGSVDLAMMHEQGAQTVAPFHQMGAEKVWDRDRVVIAIDHWVPASTEGAAVLHRILRKFATEVDLPHFYDVGNHGICHQILAEHGWVVPGDLAVGTDSHTNMLGAMGAVAAGIGPTEMAAVLALGRLWLKVPSTLRIRVKGHLGPGVVAKDLVLRALGEVKTTGATYKSVEWTGPTIERLSMPERFTICNMTTEMGAKCGLVAPDEKTFEYLRTIAKHPMHPVYADADATYERTIDIDVDGMPPMVACPYSPDNVRPLTDVVNEHIHVDQAFLGSCTNARIEDIREGAAILRGHKVHPGTRFIVSPASTSIYEQCLQEGLIELYTEAGAVFTNSSCSACFGGNMGIIAPDEVCASSSNRNFPGRMGPKEGRIYLMSPAATVAAAIRGEIADPREFA; from the coding sequence ATGAATAGCGGCAACGGCGGGATGACCCTCGCCGAGAAGATCCTGGCACGCGCTTCGGGCCTCGATCACGTCGCTTCCGGCCAGATCATCGAGGGGAGCGTCGATCTCGCGATGATGCACGAACAGGGCGCGCAGACCGTCGCTCCGTTCCATCAGATGGGCGCCGAGAAGGTCTGGGATCGAGACCGTGTCGTGATCGCGATCGACCACTGGGTTCCCGCGTCGACCGAGGGAGCCGCGGTGCTCCACCGGATCCTGCGCAAGTTCGCGACGGAGGTCGACCTCCCCCACTTCTACGATGTCGGGAACCACGGCATATGTCACCAGATCCTCGCCGAGCACGGGTGGGTCGTGCCGGGGGACCTCGCGGTGGGTACCGACTCCCACACGAACATGCTCGGCGCCATGGGCGCCGTGGCGGCCGGTATCGGGCCCACCGAGATGGCGGCGGTTCTTGCGCTCGGCCGCCTATGGCTGAAGGTACCATCGACGCTGCGCATACGCGTGAAGGGGCACCTCGGGCCCGGGGTCGTCGCGAAGGACCTCGTCCTGCGCGCGCTCGGCGAAGTGAAGACGACCGGTGCGACGTACAAGTCGGTCGAGTGGACCGGGCCGACGATCGAGCGGCTCTCCATGCCCGAGCGATTCACGATCTGCAACATGACAACCGAGATGGGAGCGAAGTGCGGACTCGTCGCTCCCGACGAGAAGACGTTCGAGTACCTGCGCACGATCGCCAAGCATCCGATGCATCCGGTCTACGCGGACGCCGACGCGACGTACGAGCGCACGATCGACATCGACGTGGACGGGATGCCGCCGATGGTCGCGTGCCCGTACTCTCCCGACAATGTCCGCCCGCTCACCGATGTCGTGAACGAGCACATCCACGTCGATCAGGCGTTCTTGGGATCCTGCACGAACGCCCGCATCGAGGATATCCGGGAAGGCGCGGCGATCCTGAGGGGCCACAAGGTCCACCCGGGCACTCGGTTCATCGTCTCGCCGGCGTCGACGTCGATCTACGAACAATGCCTCCAGGAGGGCCTCATCGAGCTCTACACGGAGGCCGGCGCGGTCTTCACGAACTCGAGCTGCTCGGCATGCTTTGGGGGCAACATGGGCATCATCGCCCCGGACGAAGTGTGCGCGTCCTCCTCCAACCGGAACTTCCCCGGTCGGATGGGACCGAAGGAGGGCCGGATTTACCTCATGAGCCCGGCCGCGACCGTCGCCGCGGCCATCCGAGGCGAGATCGCCGACCCGCGGGAGTTCGCCTAG
- a CDS encoding isocitrate/isopropylmalate dehydrogenase family protein, translating to MRTSGYDIVVLPGDGTGPEVIAQGRRVLDALAETGAPKWTITEHPGGAQYYQRTGREWEPEAEAAAHAADAILLGAVGWPGISLPNGDIAGAALVLGLRSRLDLYANVRPCRLYPGVTHRISGEYRTIWSPAKVDMVILRENTEDLYAPFHGRLARAGETELTIDSRVITRKGSERILRRAFETAQRRDRGAPEDGVRRVTCVDKSNVMEGCRFFRETYDRVASDFPTIGRDYAYVDAFTQWLVRNPEHYDVVVATNMMGDIITDLASVLQGGMGFAAGGNIGDDHAMFEPVHGSAPKYAGKNQVNPFATFFAVEMMLRWLADRNSDRLLTAQADRLERAIAGVLERGSARTYDQGGTATTSDAGDRVVEALRGERR from the coding sequence ATGAGGACGAGCGGCTACGACATCGTCGTGCTTCCCGGGGACGGCACGGGCCCGGAGGTCATCGCCCAGGGGAGACGTGTCCTGGACGCGCTGGCGGAGACCGGCGCGCCGAAGTGGACGATCACCGAGCACCCCGGAGGGGCCCAGTACTACCAGCGTACCGGACGGGAGTGGGAGCCCGAGGCCGAGGCGGCGGCCCACGCCGCGGACGCGATCCTCCTCGGCGCAGTCGGCTGGCCAGGAATCTCTCTCCCGAATGGTGACATCGCCGGCGCGGCGCTCGTACTGGGCCTGCGCTCTCGGCTCGATCTGTACGCGAACGTCCGGCCCTGCCGACTCTATCCGGGGGTCACCCACCGGATCAGCGGCGAGTACCGCACGATCTGGTCCCCGGCGAAGGTCGACATGGTGATCCTGCGAGAGAACACGGAGGACCTCTACGCGCCCTTCCACGGCCGGCTCGCACGAGCCGGCGAGACCGAACTGACGATCGACTCCCGGGTGATCACCCGTAAGGGCTCCGAGCGGATCCTTCGACGGGCCTTCGAGACCGCCCAGCGCCGCGACCGGGGCGCTCCGGAGGACGGGGTTCGACGCGTCACCTGCGTGGACAAGTCGAACGTGATGGAGGGTTGCCGCTTCTTCCGCGAGACCTACGACCGTGTCGCGTCGGACTTCCCCACGATCGGTCGGGACTACGCGTACGTCGATGCCTTCACCCAGTGGCTCGTGCGGAACCCCGAGCACTACGACGTGGTCGTCGCCACGAACATGATGGGGGACATCATCACGGACCTCGCCTCGGTGTTGCAGGGGGGCATGGGGTTCGCCGCCGGGGGAAACATCGGTGACGACCATGCGATGTTCGAGCCGGTCCACGGAAGCGCGCCGAAGTACGCGGGGAAGAACCAGGTCAACCCGTTCGCGACGTTCTTCGCGGTGGAGATGATGTTGCGGTGGCTCGCCGACCGGAACAGCGACCGCCTCCTCACCGCCCAGGCCGATCGGCTCGAGCGAGCGATCGCCGGCGTCCTGGAGCGCGGGAGCGCGCGCACGTACGATCAAGGCGGCACGGCTACCACCTCCGATGCCGGGGACCGCGTGGTCGAGGCGCTGCGGGGAGAGCGACGATGA
- a CDS encoding thiamine pyrophosphate-dependent enzyme, translating to MVQSAKPTQPIWCPGCGDFALLACVKKAAAELKIPTHELVLVGGIGCSGSIHNFLEINGLHALHGRLLAQAIGVKLANPNLTVFAAGGDGDGYAIGMGHFMHAFKKNVSILYIVMNNETYGLTKGQPSPTSQIGFEGNIEKPFDAILTALSIPAPNFIARTFSGDPKTLTAVLKEALEFNRAHRGFAFIEDLSPCVTYNDTYKLWREQVVDVSKLPGYDPSDRKAMFRLCMETMDSGKIPIGVMHRPQAGAPLDPALETRVLPAGALGPARTEIEIEPNMAAYAKLLRSVA from the coding sequence ATGGTGCAATCCGCGAAACCCACCCAACCGATCTGGTGCCCCGGGTGCGGGGACTTCGCGCTCCTCGCGTGTGTCAAGAAGGCCGCGGCCGAGCTGAAGATCCCGACGCACGAGCTCGTGCTGGTCGGAGGGATCGGCTGCTCGGGCTCGATCCACAACTTCCTCGAAATCAACGGCCTGCACGCGCTCCACGGGCGTCTTCTCGCCCAGGCGATCGGGGTGAAGCTGGCGAACCCGAACCTGACGGTGTTCGCGGCCGGCGGCGACGGGGACGGTTATGCGATCGGGATGGGGCACTTCATGCATGCGTTCAAGAAGAATGTCTCGATCCTGTACATCGTGATGAACAATGAGACGTACGGCCTGACGAAGGGCCAACCCTCCCCCACGAGCCAGATCGGCTTCGAAGGGAACATCGAAAAGCCGTTCGACGCGATCCTCACCGCGCTGTCGATCCCGGCGCCGAACTTCATCGCCCGCACGTTCTCCGGCGACCCGAAGACCCTAACGGCGGTCCTGAAGGAGGCGCTCGAGTTCAACCGGGCGCACCGGGGGTTCGCGTTCATCGAGGATCTCTCCCCGTGCGTGACGTACAACGATACGTACAAGCTCTGGCGCGAGCAGGTCGTGGACGTGAGCAAACTGCCCGGCTACGATCCGTCGGACCGCAAGGCGATGTTCCGGCTCTGCATGGAGACGATGGATTCCGGGAAGATCCCGATCGGCGTGATGCACCGCCCCCAGGCGGGCGCCCCGCTCGACCCCGCCCTCGAGACGCGGGTGCTCCCAGCGGGAGCCCTCGGACCGGCCCGGACCGAGATCGAGATCGAGCCGAACATGGCGGCGTACGCGAAGCTCCTGCGCAGCGTCGCGTAG
- a CDS encoding DUF1743 domain-containing protein, whose amino-acid sequence MWIGIDDTDSPRGGCTTHALTEVVRVARDLGVDPIGDPRLVRLNPNIPFKTRGNAALSARFGIGRGRRRRCGSIDGRAVWAYDRGARLSPTLATDLIDAAWKAVLDASRVGEAGTDPALVASTRRLPSSLYWNAVRSVVRADEVRATLSDLGATVRIHGDDLGVVGAAASAAWPEAHPTWELLAYRDPAHGSLRREIDVGSVQEAQRRYPDLFLCTDPATRRLLIAPHTPCPILFGLRSRRRGAPLRALATVRSEPVERWMLFCTNQGTGDHLLRRPAASLGPYESGRVEGLVGGVPTTLRGGHVRFPIVDADGAELVCMAFEPTKTLPAVGRSLRPGDRVKVWGGRAGDATFRVEGIEIVTRREVAGRSQAPRCPECERRARSLGTARGYRCPGCHARWPPEAARRVVVRPEFPAGVYHPTPSARRHLAPLGPETPPPLPNT is encoded by the coding sequence ATGTGGATCGGCATCGACGACACGGATAGCCCCCGAGGAGGGTGCACGACGCACGCTCTGACCGAGGTCGTCCGCGTCGCCCGGGACCTCGGCGTGGACCCGATCGGCGACCCGCGTCTGGTCCGCCTCAATCCCAACATCCCCTTCAAGACGCGCGGCAACGCCGCGCTCAGCGCCCGCTTCGGCATTGGGCGAGGACGTCGCCGGCGCTGCGGGTCGATCGATGGACGCGCGGTGTGGGCCTACGACCGGGGGGCCCGGCTCTCGCCGACGCTCGCGACCGATCTGATCGACGCGGCGTGGAAGGCCGTGCTCGACGCCTCGCGGGTCGGCGAGGCCGGCACGGATCCGGCGTTGGTCGCCTCGACGCGACGATTGCCGTCGTCGCTGTACTGGAACGCGGTCCGCAGTGTCGTCCGGGCGGACGAAGTCCGAGCGACGCTGAGCGATCTGGGCGCCACGGTGCGGATCCACGGCGACGATCTCGGCGTGGTCGGAGCCGCGGCGAGCGCCGCCTGGCCCGAAGCGCACCCGACCTGGGAGCTTCTCGCCTACCGCGACCCCGCGCACGGCTCGCTCCGACGCGAGATCGACGTCGGATCGGTTCAGGAGGCTCAGCGCCGGTACCCGGACCTATTCCTGTGCACCGATCCGGCGACCCGACGACTCCTCATCGCCCCGCACACGCCCTGCCCGATCCTCTTCGGGCTGCGTTCGCGTCGGCGGGGAGCGCCGCTGCGTGCCCTCGCGACGGTCCGCTCCGAGCCGGTGGAACGCTGGATGCTCTTCTGCACCAATCAAGGGACGGGCGATCACCTCCTGCGGCGTCCCGCGGCCTCCCTCGGCCCGTACGAGAGCGGACGCGTGGAAGGGCTCGTGGGGGGCGTTCCGACCACGCTGCGAGGTGGCCACGTTCGCTTTCCGATCGTGGACGCGGACGGGGCCGAACTCGTCTGCATGGCGTTCGAACCGACGAAGACCCTACCGGCGGTGGGCCGTTCGCTTCGGCCCGGCGATCGCGTAAAGGTCTGGGGTGGGCGCGCGGGCGACGCGACGTTCCGTGTCGAGGGCATCGAGATCGTCACGCGTCGCGAAGTTGCGGGGAGATCCCAAGCGCCGCGCTGCCCGGAGTGCGAGCGCCGCGCTCGCTCGCTCGGTACGGCCCGCGGCTATCGATGTCCGGGCTGCCACGCCCGCTGGCCTCCCGAAGCCGCGCGACGCGTCGTGGTCCGGCCCGAGTTCCCGGCCGGAGTCTACCATCCAACGCCGTCCGCGCGCCGGCACCTCGCCCCGCTCGGCCCCGAGACCCCACCCCCGCTTCCCAATACATAA
- the aksA gene encoding homoaconitate hydratase (in Methanococcus jannaschii this protein catalyzes the condensation of alpha-ketoglutarate and acetyl-CoA to form trans-homoaconitate; functions in alphaketosuberate synthesis which is a precursor in coenzyme B and biotin synthesis), giving the protein MADERLVEDYHSFTATRRRFADPIVFWDETLRDGEQTPGVHFSPEEKLRIAEVLADIGVPLIDAGIPVVSTEETRAVHLLAHAGLKSKVLASARTVPADVEAVIQSGASHIAIFVAASQVHLRYKLKMTQEEVREVSIASVRRAKSAGLHVAFVTEDTVRAPFDFVERLYRDVQEAGADRLVISDTVGIMTPLTFRWYLEEFQRRVHPKDLSVHCHNDFGFATANTLTALEVGVTAPHTCVNGLGERAGNAAFEEVALALERLYGVRTGLRTERMYELSQLVEELSGVVVQPNKAIVGYNSFSHEAGIHTHGILAHTLTYEPMQPEVVGRHRRMILGKHSGKAAVVEKLKERGIVAPEPLLAELLQRLKAQGEARSKEELRAFLEEYRHLFEQPGISDVEFWKMVEAVGLKEVRA; this is encoded by the coding sequence GTGGCCGACGAGCGGTTGGTCGAGGATTACCACTCCTTCACGGCGACCCGACGGCGGTTCGCCGATCCGATCGTCTTCTGGGACGAGACTTTGCGCGACGGCGAGCAGACACCTGGAGTGCATTTCAGCCCGGAAGAGAAGCTGCGGATCGCCGAGGTCTTGGCCGACATCGGCGTTCCCCTCATCGACGCCGGCATCCCCGTCGTCTCGACCGAGGAGACCCGCGCGGTCCACCTCCTCGCCCATGCCGGGCTCAAATCGAAGGTACTCGCCTCGGCGCGGACGGTTCCCGCCGACGTCGAAGCGGTCATCCAGAGCGGCGCGAGCCACATCGCGATCTTCGTCGCCGCGAGCCAAGTCCACCTTCGCTACAAGCTGAAGATGACCCAGGAGGAGGTGCGCGAGGTCTCGATCGCGAGTGTTCGGCGGGCGAAGAGCGCCGGCCTCCACGTCGCATTCGTGACCGAGGACACGGTCCGGGCGCCATTCGATTTCGTGGAACGTCTATATCGGGACGTTCAGGAGGCCGGCGCGGACCGGCTCGTGATCTCCGACACGGTCGGCATCATGACACCGCTCACGTTCCGGTGGTACCTGGAGGAGTTCCAGCGTCGCGTGCACCCGAAGGACCTCTCGGTCCACTGCCACAACGACTTCGGCTTCGCGACGGCGAACACGCTCACCGCGCTCGAGGTCGGAGTCACCGCTCCCCATACATGCGTCAACGGATTGGGAGAGCGAGCCGGGAACGCCGCCTTCGAGGAGGTCGCGCTCGCGCTCGAGCGCCTCTACGGAGTACGCACCGGGCTGCGGACCGAGCGGATGTACGAGCTTTCCCAACTGGTGGAGGAACTCTCGGGCGTCGTCGTCCAGCCGAACAAGGCGATCGTGGGGTACAACTCCTTCTCGCACGAAGCCGGTATCCATACGCATGGGATTCTCGCGCACACGCTCACGTACGAGCCAATGCAGCCGGAGGTCGTGGGGCGGCACCGGCGGATGATCTTGGGCAAGCACAGCGGCAAGGCCGCGGTCGTCGAGAAGCTCAAAGAACGGGGCATCGTCGCCCCGGAGCCGCTGCTCGCCGAGCTCCTCCAACGCCTCAAGGCCCAAGGCGAGGCGCGTTCGAAGGAAGAACTCCGAGCGTTCCTCGAGGAGTATCGCCACCTCTTTGAACAACCAGGGATCTCCGACGTGGAGTTCTGGAAGATGGTCGAGGCGGTAGGGCTCAAGGAGGTCCGCGCATGA
- a CDS encoding 3-isopropylmalate dehydratase, with the protein MGIDTMKDLIEGRVWTLGRDMDTDQIISGKYLTIIDPQELKKHVLEIGLPEFAAGARPGDILIADENFGSGSSREHAPAALKAAGIGAIVADSFARIFYRNSINLGIPTIEARGVRALFEMGDTARIEMRAGRITNLRTNRSITFPPIPHHLLDLLEAGGLVEKVKVELAQRKAAAGTPRA; encoded by the coding sequence GTGGGGATAGACACGATGAAGGACCTCATCGAGGGGCGGGTCTGGACGCTCGGGCGCGACATGGACACCGACCAGATCATCTCGGGAAAGTATCTCACGATCATCGATCCGCAAGAACTGAAGAAGCACGTGCTCGAGATCGGCCTTCCCGAGTTCGCCGCCGGCGCTCGACCCGGGGACATCCTCATTGCGGACGAGAACTTCGGCTCCGGCTCGAGCCGGGAGCATGCGCCGGCCGCGCTCAAGGCCGCGGGAATCGGAGCGATCGTCGCCGACTCGTTCGCCCGCATCTTCTATCGCAACTCGATCAATCTCGGCATCCCGACGATTGAGGCCCGGGGCGTCCGCGCGTTGTTCGAGATGGGCGATACCGCTCGGATCGAGATGCGAGCGGGCCGGATCACGAACCTGCGGACGAATCGCTCGATCACCTTCCCTCCCATCCCTCACCACCTCCTCGACCTCCTCGAGGCCGGCGGTCTCGTCGAGAAGGTGAAGGTCGAGCTCGCGCAGCGCAAGGCCGCCGCCGGGACCCCCCGGGCATGA